In the genome of Streptomyces sp. NBC_00259, the window TGGGTCTCACCAGTAACAAGGTTCTGGCGCTGGCCGTTCTGGCCGCCGTGGCTCTCTTCGCCGCGACGATCTGGCTCTGGCCACGGCTGTCCCGCCGTGGCTGGCGCGCCGTGCTCGGCAGGGTGGGCCTGCTGCTCGCCACCCAGCTGGCGCTGTTCGCCTCGGTGGGCCTGGCCGCGAACAACTCCTTCCTGTTCTACGGCTCGTGGGCCGACCTCTTCGGTCAGCAGCAGGAGATGGGCGTGGTCGTCGACCACTCGGCGAGCAGCAGGACCGTCAAGGTGGTCGGCAAGCAGCGTCTGGACGTGCCGGGTGGTGCCCGGCCGGCGATCGGCGGACAGATCCAGAAGGTCGTGATCATCGGGGAGAAGTCGAAGATCGACAGCCCGGCGTACGTGTATCTGCCGCCCGAGTACTTCCAGCCCGCCTACGCGAAGAAGACGTTTCCCGCGACGGTCGTCCTGACCGGCTATCCGGGCACGGCGGAGAACCTGCTCAAGGGCCTCAAGTACCCGAGAACGGCGTACCAGCAGGCCAAGGACGGGAGGATGCAGCCGATGATCCTGGTGATGCTGCGGCCCACGGTCGCGCCGCCCCGGGACACCGAGTGCGTGGACGTCCCGGGCGGCCCGCAGACCGAGACCTTCTTCGCGAAGGACCTGCCGGCCGCGGTCTCGGAGACGTACCGCGTCGGCACCAAGCCGCGGAACTGGGGCTTCATGGGGAACTCGACCGGTGGCTACTGCGCGCTGAAGATAGCCGTGCACCACCCGGAGCGGTTCGCGGCCGGGGCGGGTCTGTCCGCGTACTACAAGGCCGCCGAGGACCCGACGACCGGCGACCTCTTCCAGGGGAACAAGCTCGAGCGGCAGCGGGCGAACCTGCTGTGGAGCCTGGACAACCGGCCGCAGGGCGCCTCGTCGTTCCTGGTCACCACGTCCGAGCAGGGCGAGGGCAACCTCAAGG includes:
- a CDS encoding alpha/beta hydrolase; protein product: MGLTSNKVLALAVLAAVALFAATIWLWPRLSRRGWRAVLGRVGLLLATQLALFASVGLAANNSFLFYGSWADLFGQQQEMGVVVDHSASSRTVKVVGKQRLDVPGGARPAIGGQIQKVVIIGEKSKIDSPAYVYLPPEYFQPAYAKKTFPATVVLTGYPGTAENLLKGLKYPRTAYQQAKDGRMQPMILVMLRPTVAPPRDTECVDVPGGPQTETFFAKDLPAAVSETYRVGTKPRNWGFMGNSTGGYCALKIAVHHPERFAAGAGLSAYYKAAEDPTTGDLFQGNKLERQRANLLWSLDNRPQGASSFLVTTSEQGEGNLKGTRDFVKKVKAPARVSSITLDSGGHNFNTWRREIPPALVWISGRLSAA